The Salvelinus namaycush isolate Seneca chromosome 1, SaNama_1.0, whole genome shotgun sequence genome has a window encoding:
- the LOC120056868 gene encoding LOW QUALITY PROTEIN: diacylglycerol lipase-alpha-like (The sequence of the model RefSeq protein was modified relative to this genomic sequence to represent the inferred CDS: substituted 1 base at 1 genomic stop codon) produces the protein MPGMVMFRRRWSVGSDDLVLPALFLFLLHCIWLVVLSVVLFSLPYGSDQSCSVTLVDHGRGYLGILVSCLICESAIIWLSMRGSILYTQPREAVQYVIYIRLAILLVELVYAVVGIAWLFQYYQPCSDVTAKNLALGIVVCNWLVIFSVFFTLMCTFDPTGRTFVKLKATRRRQRNLTTYTLRHRLEEGQASSWSRRLKFFMCCTRAQDTQSDAYSEVASLFAEFFRDLDIVPSDIIAGLVLLRQRQRSSRGAILDQANNDILAFLSGMPVTRNTKYLDLKNSTEMGMYKEVCYYMLFALAAYGWPMYLIRKPACGLCRLASSCQXVCLPPSHPMLSQTVTVEEDNCCGCNVLAIRRHFLDRELKQVHVVYTSWHDAVYETPFFVAVDHGKKKVVISIRGTLSPKDALTDLTGDSERLPVEEQHGNWLGHKGMVYSAEYIKKKLEQEMILSQAFGRDLGKGTMHYGLVIVGHSLGAGTAAILSFLLRPQYPTLQCYSYSPPGGLLSEDAMEYSKEFVTSVVLGKDLVPRIGLSQLEGFRRHLLEVLQKSDKPKWRIIAGGTKCIPKSELPVDDGPQPQTAPVPPSTRLWLHPSDLSIALSASTPLYPPGKVIHVVHNHPSETCMPLSVCSCGQEEPTYSALWGDNKSFNEVIISPAMLNEHMPHMVMEGLNKVLENYNKGKTALLSAAKVMVSPTEVDLNPETIFMAAAPPPASQQPTPTTQHRRNSSVRSCARSEISLDGFAECPPPSVSVVLQGARERLTVELRDRHAPLAVMESLSDAESLYSLDSRRSSAALRGSPMLGCLPFQLNPPIPEENPSLSSRTELLAADCLYQATPEHELGEAGPYFTPLGSGSTPDYPMRLSPSTPRYSSHHSPAPLAQSVIGQPFTQKLPCAAPCHQMPDIYSPGSTPNAPLNPRISHGEEDGVEAEGWETETGESQPSSPPAQLSNGNPSQAVLEFAQYLDSLFRLDGSGSPPLELSDGESESGRGSYGQGEGPVEGQKGDDTQLLARATMEPNLVPKPPRTFAGSADPSSGISLSPSFPLSSSGELNDLSPADGAPPPTHSLRTSTPCPYPEENALVSMV, from the exons ATGCCTGGTATGGTGATGTTTCGGCGGCGCTGGTCAGTTGGTAGTGATGACCTAGTGCTGCCcgccctcttcctctttctactGCACTGCATCTG GCTGGTGGTTCTGTCTGTGGTTCTGTTCAGCCTGCCCTATGGCTCGGACCAGTCCTGCTCGGTCACCCTGGTGGACCATGGCCGGGGGTACCTGGGCATCTTGGTCAGCTGCCTGATCTGTGAGAGCGCCATCATATGGCTGAGTATGAGAGGCAGCATCCTCTACACACAGCCCAGAGAAGCTGTGCAGTATGTCATCTACATACGACTAG CCATTTTGTTGGTGGAGTTGGTATATGCAGTGGTGGGGATCGCCTGGCTTTTCCAATACTACCAACCGTGCTCTGATGtcactgccaagaaccttgcttTGG GGATTGTGGTGTGCAATTGGCTGGTGATCTTCAGCGTGTTCTTCACGCTCATGTGTACCTTTGACCCCACGGGACGCACATTTGTTAAACTGAAAGCCACCCGGCGACGCCAACGCAACCTCACCACCTACACCCTCAG ACACAGGCTAGAGGAGGGCCAAGCCAGCAGCTGGAGCAGGAGACTGAAGTTCTTCATGTGCTGCACCCGAGCCCAGGACACACAGTCT GATGCGTATTCTGAGGTGGCCAGCCTGTTTGCAGAGTTCTTCAGAGATCTGGACATTGTGCCTAGTGACATCATAGCTGGCCTGGTGCTGCTTCGCCAGAGACAGAGGTCCAGCAGAGGTGCCATCCTGGACCAG GCCAACAATGACATTTTAGCTTTCTTATCTGGAATGCCTGTAACTCGCAACACCAAATACCTGGACCTTAAGAACtcg acGGAGATGGGCATGTACAAGGAGGTGTGTTACTACATGCTGTTTGCCCTGGCAGCGTACGGCTGGCCCATGTACCTGATAAGGAAGCCTGCCTGTGGGCTGTGCCGCCTGGCCAGCTCCTGCCAGTAagtctgcctgcctccctcccatCCCAT GCTCTCCCAGACAGTGACAGTGGAAGAGGATAACTGTTGTGGCTGTAACGTCCTGGCTATCCGCCGCCACTTCCTGGACAGAGAGCTGAAGCAGGTCCACGTTGTCTACACATCCTGGCACGACGCG GTTTACGAGACACCTTTCTTTGTGGCTGTGGATCATGGGAAAAAGAAAGTTGTCATCAGCATTCGAGGAACCCTGTCCCCCAAA gatgCCCTGACTGATCTCACAGGGGACTCTGAGCGTCTGCCAGTGGAGGAGCAGCACGGAAACTGGCTGGGCCACAAG ggGATGGTTTACTCAGCAGAGTACATTAAGAAGAAACTGGAGCAGGAAATGATCTTGTCACAAGCCTTTGGAAGAGATTTG GGTAAGGGAACCATGCACTACGGGCTGGTGATAGTGGGACACTCCCTTGGTGCCGGTACTGCAGCCATTCTGTCCTTCCTGCTCCGCCCCCAGTACCCCACACTGCAGTGCTACTCCTACTCTCCACCAGGTGGCCTTCTGAG TGAGGATGCCATGGAGTACTCCAAAGAGTTTGTCACCTCTGTCGTTTTGGGAAAGGACCTTGTCCCAAG GATTGGTCTCTCTCAGTTGGAGGGGTTTCGGCGCCACCTGCTGGAAGTCTTACAGAAGAGCGACAAGCCAAAG TGGAGGATCATTGCAGGGGGAACTAAGTGCATTCCTAAGTCCGAGCTGCCTGTGGACGACGGCCCCCAGCCCCAGACAGCCCCTGTGCCCCCCAGCACCCGTCTCTGGCTGCACCCCAGTGATCTCAGCATCGCCCTGTCAGCCTccacccctctctaccccccggGCAAGGTCATCCACGTGGTCCACAACCACCCCTCAGAGACATG CATGCCCCTCTCTGTGTGTAGCTGTGGACAGGAGGAGCCCACCTACTCAGCTCTCTGGGGGGATAACAAGTCTTTCAACGAGGTCATCATCTCCCCTGCCATGCTAAACGAGCACATGCCTCACATGGTGATGGAGGGACTTAACAAG GTGCTGGAGAACTATAACAAAGGGAAGACAGCCCTGCTTTCAGCTGCTAAGGTAATGGTGAGCCCAACCGAGGTGGACCTGAACCCAGAGACCATCTTCATGGCAGCCGCCCCGCCTCCTGCCTCCCAACAACCCACCCCAACCACACAACACCGCAGGAACAGCAGTGTTCG TTCCTGTGCTCGCTCTGAGATATCACTGGATGGCTTTGCAGAGTGCCCCCCTCCCTCAGTGTCAGTGGTTCTGCAGGGGGCCAGGGAGCGCCTTACCGTGGAGCTGAGGGATCGCCACGCACCCTTGGCCGTGATGGAGAGCCTGTCAGACGCCGAGTCCCTCTACAGCCTGGACTCCCGACGTTCCTCAGCTGCACTCAGGGGCTCGCCCATGCTGGGGTGCCTTCCCTTCCAACTGAATCCACCTATCCCTGAGGAGAACCCCTCTCTCAGCTCCCGCACTGAGCTGCTGGCTGCTGACTGCCTCTACCAGGCCACCCCAGAGCACGAGCTGGGAGAGGCAGGACCTTACTTCACTCCTCTGGGATCCGGCTCCACCCCAGACTACCCCATGCGCCTCTCCCCTTCCACCCCGCGCTATAGCAGCCACCACTCCCCAGCACCACTGGCCCAGAGTGTCATAGGTCAGCCTTTCACACAAAAATTGCCTTGTGCTGCCCCTTGCCATCAAATGCCTGACATTTACAGCCCAGGCAGCACCCCTAATGCTCCCCTCAACCCACGGATCAGCCATGGGGAGGAGGATGGAGTAGAGGCAGAAGGATGGGAAACAGAGACAGGTGAGTCACAGCCCTCCAGTCCTCCAGCCCAGCTGTCCAACGGCAACCCTAGTCAGGCAGTGCTGGAGTTTGCACAGTACCTTGACTCTCTCTTCAGGCTGGATGGCAGTGGCTCACCGCCTCTGGAGTTGTCTGACGGGGAGTCTGAGTCCGGTCGGGGGTCATATGGTCAGGGAGAGGGGCCAGTGGAAGGACAGAAGGGGGACGATACACAGCTTCTGGCTCGGGCCACAATGGAGCCTAACCTGGTCCCCAAGCCCCCGCGTACCTTTGCTGGATCTGCTGACCCTTCCTCTGgcatctccctctcaccctcattccctctctcttcctctggtgAGCTCAATGACCTCTCTCCCGCCGACGGAGCACCTCCTCCCACTCACTCACTACGAACCTCCACTCCCTGTCCCTACCCTGAAGAAAACGCACTGGTGTCTATGGTATAG